Within Drosophila gunungcola strain Sukarami chromosome 2L unlocalized genomic scaffold, Dgunungcola_SK_2 000008F, whole genome shotgun sequence, the genomic segment TGGTACTTTAACTACCGCCTTTTCCACATCTTGCTTGAACAACCAGTCAAATATATTGCGTTTGCCGGATGACTTGTCGTGGGGATTGGCCACACTGGGATGCCTGTTATTGTTATGGTTATTGTTATGGTTGCTATTCGAGACAATGCCCAGTTCGTCCGACTGATCGTAGGCGGTGTAATCCTGTTCTTTTTTCGGGTCAATGTGGGGTAGTTTTTGGGTGAACAACGAGTATCTGGGCATTTGTCGGGCTAGCTCTTCATCGACGCCATTGGAAGCGGAGTCATCTTCGTACTCGtagtcctcgtcgtcgtcctcgtcgCTTTCCTCCTCGGAGTCACTGGAATCCACTTCCTGCCGCCAATTGGGACCTCTGGTGGATCGAGGTTCGGCCCAGGAGGGAAAGATGCCATCCCGGTCGAAATAGCGCGTGTGATTGCTGGACAAGCCGCGGTGAGTGGTTGTGGGTGCCTCGGAGGTGACAATACTTCTGGCGGTGCTGGTTCCTATGGCCAAGCGATGTGGCTGATGTCGCAGCGAGGGAAAGACCCTCTGCTCCCAGCTTACGTGGTGACGGTTGTGGTGGCGCAAGTGGTGCTGCTGCATGGGCAATTGTGGGTCGAAGGCCAACTGGGATGCACCCATTTCGAAGTCCGCGACTGGCGGCTGGTGGTTACCCTCCAACTCGGCCCGCAAGTGCTGCTCGTGCCGCAAATGGTGGTGTTGCTGATGATGGAACTCCAGTTGCTGCGCCTCCTGCAACTGCTGCAACCTCTGCTGCTGGTGGGCATTTCGGTGACTCGAAGTGGGAGCAACTGTGGTCATCATAGGTGAACCCCCCAAGTCACTGATGTGGGCCCCAGTGAGAGCCATTAGCAGCAGAATTAGCCAAGGCATATTGAAGATCATTCGGCTGGCCATTACGGAAATCATTGTATTTGTAGGCGGATTTCTGGAAATACTCTTTTCTTTGTGTTGCTTTTCTCACACGCGTTTATTGTGCACTTTTCTTTGTCGTTTGTTTGTGTTGAAGCATTTTCCTTTGTCGGACGATTGGCAATTACTTATTCCGTTTTATGTTTTGACACTTGTTGACAATTAAAATAccttgttttaatattattaaaagggaattttacttgtttatatctgattttaaatcgctttttttgtttatgaaacTGTAAGTGCTCTcgttaaaatgtttaactttgtGTTGcctttaataaaaagaacaaacCTTACGTGAAGTAATAAATCGTTATTGTTTTAAGAAGTTTGATGTCATAACCTCTTTGTTTGGAAAATCTCAATTTCTTTATAAgcctttaatatttaaaactttgacttataatttaatttttttcttttgttttgtttttacatgTTAGTGcgatatattgttttttaatctgTCGACATAAATTTTCACCTAATGCTTGACATTATTTGTTGAACAGAGTGAAGTTTGTTTATTAccatattatttaattttattagttgACCACTTGATAGCTTGTACCAATTTTcatttcgaaatatatttcataaaactgttcacatgtttattttttctatctTGCTTTTTGGCAATTTGTTCACCCACTTTGATTAATGGCTATTAGATTTTAAGCTTCAACCAATTAACGCGGACATAAATCTACCGCACAATTCGCGCGCGACTTTTCACGCGATGCCGAAGGCAAGAACAACACACCCACCAATCCACTCACGAACATCCGAGTACATATCCCAGGAATATAGATATATGCGTATATATGCGATTGTGGGCCTGTTTGTGCaatgatttgtttgttttgattctCTGGGCCAGATGGCGGATCCTGAGACCACTAGATGGTAGAACCACTGCGTTTTACTGGCAAAAGGTCCACGATTCCCGGCAATTCTCCACAGTTGTTTTTTGCTTTCAACTGCTTATCACTTTACACGCGACCCTAACGAAACTCCCTTTAATTTTTAGGGGATCGGCAAAAcgatgtttttttattttatttcccgTACGACACACGGTGGATATGCAAGATAACTTGTTTATGACAGTTTAACTTCAGTATCtttgtatcttgtatctttCACGGGGCAGCGAAGTCCAGCTGTTCTCGGCagcaaataacaattttttcgaGCCGGAGCAAAACGTCCGAACGACGAAgcgaattttttgaatttgaacgGAAAACGGGAAAAACACAGACAACCAGAAACAGAAAATGTTAAGACCTACAGAAATCATCAGCTTCCCTACAGTTCTGTTAAGCATCGTCGTTTTCCTTACATTTCTGTTGGGAAAACGATGCTGAGAGAGCCAGAGAGCGCGGAGAGAGGCTCTGCTAAGATTACAGCGGCAGATGCGCCGGCGGAAATGTTGAGAGCAGCACGTTACATTGGCCACACATGTTGCGATCCACAAGAGAGCGTCGCCTAACGTGCAACATGAGGCCCGCAACATTAGCTTTGAAGAGAAATGGACAATGCAACCAAACCTCACAGTGTAAATTATCAGACTGGAAATTCGTTAACTTAGCCTGTCTAAGGAGTAGAATCTAATTTTATTTGGACATTGTGCATGTAGcctcataaaaaaaatgtcgaCAGTCTCCCACACACTGTTTTCAGGCAAAAACTTCTGACACTAGTACACTTAGAAAAATAAAGGTACCAAGTATAAAGAGGAGACAATACTACGCTATATCTGGATTACTTATCAATTAAGATGACacctttaaaaaaaggtaCACTCTAAAGAAAGTGCAATCCAAAGGGCATCAAATCTATCACAAAGAGTATTGAAAGCAAGGTTGTCTCGATTATTCTTAAATTGAtacgaaaaaattaaatgatccTGTATTTGTGTAGACCAAAAAAGATTGAAGCTAGCATAGTGGGATATATTTGAGTACGATCGAGACAGAGGAAAGCCCTATACTCAAGCGAATTCAAGCTAAAGCACGACCAAGATTAAATCGAGCTTTCTTCGATCTGAAAAGAATTACATTGGAGCACAACCCAGAGCATTTTAATCCCAAAAAGCAAGCTCATTTCGATCCAAAAAGTATCTCTTTTGAGCACGGCCAGATTATTTTAATCACAAAATTCAATATCATTTCGATCCAATATTAATTTCAAtccaataaaatttgtttggaaaatcgtaaatatttataaaatattttttatttttcttaatatgcatactcaaattaataattttttataaatttaaatatttgataccGGGTGAATAATGAACTTGGCCTGCCGTAATTAAATTCGGTAAAACAATCCGTTCATAtattcatttcaattaaaattgaaatcataCTTTTTGGCTATatctttgattattttatacaaatactTAAGAATTTTTTGCTGTATATAAGGTAAAACAGCGAGGAACCCTTTTAGCTCCACAGTGTAGCAACCATCTTCATTTGAACCGCATCAACAGCTTCAGCTTTACGCCCATGCCTGGTAAATTTTCTTCAGCCGCCTGAGAACTTCTTTTCAAGTTCTCTAAATCTCTAGATTGTGGCGCGTTGGCTGCTCTTTGTGTGGGTAGTTGCACAGACATtacataataacaataacgaGATGAAGTTTTATTTCCACTGCCAGCTAACTtcttctgtttgtttttccgAACCACAAAATGTGTGATTTCCAGGAATTCAGCCTTTAATGTCCTTGAACATCGGCAAGTAGCAATTAAGAACGCCTTTTCCAACTAATTGCCGTTAAACGAAATGTGTATAAAAACGAGAAAGGTTTCCATCCGTGAGTCACCAAAATttaaaggaagcaaacttcttAGCATGATCATAAAAGACTTGCACACCCCACGACTGATTGGTGATAAAAGACGAGAAAAGAGGGTTGAGGTATCGAAATGAAGACTTAAAGAACAATGTATAGTCTCTACCTATTTTTCTTTGtggaaaattgattttttagcTGGGCGTGGAAACAGGATTTGTCAGGCGATCAATAACAGATTTGTAAGATTcccaataaataataaatagctGATTATAGCGAATTATAGGTGATAGATAGACGTAGTGAATTAGTTCTCAAACTTCTCTTGGAGTTTGCTGTTAAATTACATTCTTTCTGTTTTTGACCTTAAATACTTTCCCCTCCTCTATTTGCCATAGACttagttgtttaatttttgttagcTCCAAGACAAAcaagtttcgttttttttcgtttgaaGATTTCAAAGATtgttattgtgttttttggggTGAGTTTCGGAAGGTGATAAAGATTGTTGTGTGCTTCGCTCATAAAATCCGATATTATGTGTCTAATTTTCCGCTTGGTTTGAGTTTTCATTTGGTATGAACCATTGCAGAGTGTCAAAAACACTATTTATGGCTTGGAacgaaaaagttaaaataatacgtcaacaaaaatctaaatattatttgaaaaccttataatatatcattttaaaactgattcagccttaaaaatattattgtgcTTTCAAATTTAGTGTAGATGAACATAGTTATTAAGTTcctcaaacaaataaatgttgtaaattcaaacatatttaagcatacgtaaaaatttaaagtaaatgcTGATTGCATTGCTTACGTTTCCCAGTCTTGGCTTTCCAAACACACCAATTAATTATCTTAATGAAACTATTTAGGCAATTCCAGGCTTTCCTCACAAACGTCACACAAACAAGAAtagaagcaaacttcggaaaACCAAAGATtatatactcttgcagctattcGATTAATGTAATATTAAGTCCACAagtttttattgcaaaaaatcATTCATTGGTATCCTGTTTGATTCTCAGTGAACAACAAAAAGGCAAtagataaatacatttaaataattaagttaaaattttataagacAATTAATTTGTGGATTTTACATATGTTTTAGgtgaaaaattaacaaattatctttaatttgtaaacttgCCTTAcgtataaattaatttgtataattatcaataatttttgcagaaaaaaaaaaatgttgttaaggTACAAGGTATTTgcgaaaataaatacttaGGTAAGGTGAAATTCAcaccatttttaaatgtatttaggTAAGTAGATCGTTTGCTCGTCCCAATGAGTTATATTTAAACCATTAACATTAATAGCAGTCGCACAATTAAGATTGGACGCAATTGGTATAATGTAATATTGTTAGTAACCATTTTTCATTCATCGACATTTAGTTCGAATGAGTTGTTTAGCTTTTCCTGGAAATGCCCATATTCAATTAAGCCCTAGGCCAAGTTAAACCAACTAATTTGCAACATTCTCAACTTCTCAACAAGTCTACCCTGCAGTAAGAGGCAGTTTAATAATCATGAGGCAATTCGCACTGAACTTCAACCAATTTCCAACTCTCCTCCCAGAGCTAATGAAATCATTTCCAGTGCTCGATAAAGCGTTAAAAATCATCAAGTTGCTAATTAGGTTGACTAAAATGCTTAAGCGAACGCGAGACAAACTTCGTGGTGGGGAGATGGTGGGTTAAGGCATTAAAAGCCACCTGTCAGCAGAAAGCCCCTTTCCTTTTAACCCATGCACAACTTTTCAAGCCAAGTAGCTTTTCctgttttctttaaactttttcttaaTTGCTTCTTGTTAAGTTTTCGCAACtttgaagaaaataaaaatacctgTTTAACTTACATGGCCGACATTCAGAAGGTTAATAAATAGATCATTCAAAAGCCCGCTTTCTTGTccgtatttttattaattaatacaaatttgattgCTGGCTTTTATCACATTTTCAGGTCATTTTTGGTAGCATTACGGAAGTATTTTGTGGgtttatttttgacaaatttcTGCAAAGAGCTAATCATAAATGGGTGTAGCTTTAGCATGTGTCCTAAAAGTGCATACGAGAAaactaaaattgaattatCGTGCTTGTAGTGTAGTGCGTGTAATTTTGACtctaaaaacttttataaattaatcagCAATATTATTAATTGGTATTCGACATTATTATGTTAGTTCCGGTAAagaaggaaataaaattatacacTAACTAATTAATTGCTagcgaaaaaattaaaaaaatcgaatAGTATTTTCCCAAAGATTCATCAGGCTCTGGGGGTCAAAAAGTAATTAGCATTTTCTGATCGACTTAATCAATCAGGCAGCGAGGGCGTAAAGGGGCGAGGCTGCAGGTTAAAGTTCCATTAAACTTgcagaaaaaaacaacaacagtgCAAAAAATACAGCAAAATACAGCAAGAGCGATAAACAAAGTGGAGCAACAGCATGGGAAATGGGGGAATGCGGGGAAAAGTGGTAGGCACCCAATGGGTGTGGCAACTCTTGGCTCAAATTGTTTTctctgttgttgctgtgatTGTAACAGATGAATTTTCCTGGCTAAGCTGCTGGGCAATCTATAAGATACAGATAGAAACCTATGATTCAGGCCAGGAAGAACATGGAGTTATTTTCTTGGGGGCGTCGTGTTTTGGGGGCGTGTATCCAACAATTTTCAAGTTGATATCTTCACCAAGTGGGGCAGTGTGTGCAGGAATCCAGCTAAGGAGAGTCATGAACAAACAGACTAAGTAAGCGATTGGCAGGGGAATAAAATGGCCAAGAAAGGCAACTAAATTGGGGAAACGGTAGGGCAAGAGGAACCAAAATACTTTGTGCAGCAGCTAAATGGgtaaactaaaaaaagaatttgtaaGTTAGAGTGGGTGCCCTAATGGCAACACTTTGAGTACAAggttttttaaagattttcgaATAGAGAGAAAAGtattttcttatattattgaatattgttttaagCCTTACTAAGTTGTTCAATATACACGCATCAAATAATGTTTATTCATTACTTTTTGGAAATCGTATTAGCTTAAATTTCCCTGAACTTAATTAGATTCCCCCCGTTCAATAATGGCTGTCATTAATTTTAGAAAGTAAGGAATATTTTCCCCATAAATATACCTCTCTTAAATGCTAACCTATGGTCTTATTTTCCTTCCTTCatttttgccacttttttttaaactatcaGTCTTCAATTGGCCACTTTTATgacaaatataacaaatataacTAAGTAAGAGCAAAGCGTATGAAGTTGTCAGAACACACAGCTGCCTCGCCACTTTACACCACCCACATGCCGCAAggaactaaaatatttttatatatatgagCGGCAAATACATGTACATCGTATTTTTTCTAGGAGATTGCAAGACACAAACGCTTTTGGTGTTGAAGACGAGCTGTCGTTATCGGCGGTGTCAGTGTCTGGCCTTACGTTATAAATATAGTGCGATATCTACtacaatttcctttcttttttagtGGCGCTGTAGTTTCTGCAATGTTGGCTTGTTAACAACAGCAGAAGGCAGAGACATCCTTCAGCTTCCACAGTTCCTTTTTAAACACTTCAAAAAATGCTTGTTTCAAGGCAAAACATGTTATTCTTAATATGTAAcccaaataattttatttttaaataaaaaccagaaACTCACACtaattaacaaacaattttattattaacttgcTTTATATCTTAAATAAGACCATCATAACATCTTTATAGATCCATGTTGGGATAAGGGggctaaaatttaaataagactTTTCGACATCTTTCCCTAAGTTAAAAAACCTCAAAAGGAATTGaatctaaaataaaacaaaaagtacgtgattttatgtttttaatattttttaatgcaattaaaggttgtaaaatgtaaaaatgaaacaaaataattgctGTCAACTGTTaactgttaaatatttttgattttgaaaatcatttttactGACTCtgcaaatattgaattgtTAAAATCAGGATTTTTTTCCAGCGTCGGCTTAGAGCGCTTCCGTGTCTCCATTGTCTTGTTGCGTGTCTTGGCCCTATAGGCCCCTTTTGTTTACCCAGAAAAGAAGGCGCCGCTTTGTGTGtgctaaaatgtttttctctttttatcCCTCGGCTTGCGACAGGAAGGCGGATGGAGAGTAGAGAATAGACAATACAATATGCAGCcattgatgatgatgatggaaCAGGTGAATGGAGACGAGGAAGGTGCCCCGAACTGAACGGAAGTGCTGACCACCGAGGCAAACAATTCTGCACTCTTTAAGTGGGTCTTTAAAGGGCAAGTAACGGGCCTGGGAAACATGAACATGAAAATCTAAAGTATTACACCAGCTTACAACACCCTATCGACAATTTACTGAGAAATTAAGCTTTAGAAGgttgataaaattaaagaaataaattgtttgcttCTGACTTTGAGAGCTCACAACTTAACTGAGCCGATAAATGAAAAACTGTTATATGTAAAAGGatgtattaattataatagTTAATAGAACTcgaaataatataattaaggTTAGCCCATTCTGCCGTTGTGCGCTAAGAAGCAAGAAGCAAGGCATTAAAATTGTTAGGAAGTgtaaatgttctttaaaataaaaggaaatacGAAGAAAAACCAAGTTTAGACAAAGATctcatgaaaatttaaaaacacaagtCAATTAATATATACATAGGTTCGAGCAACATAAAATATCTTCGGAAATTAAAGCTTAAACGATAATCGTAAACCTGAATCTTAAAAAGAACGCTTTGAGTCTTTGAAGTTGAATTTGTGCGCACTTGTTGCCAGGGTAACTTAGTCAAAGATTGGGGTATTTAATGGGGAAATCGGGGGGTTTTAGAGAATGCCTAGTCACGGATGTAGGTGGCAACAAATACCCGTCAGCTATGAACGAACGTAAAAGAACTTAATAAAAACGGAACGAATCGCTCAAATGGGCTTGCACAGGAACCAAGAGTTCTCGCATCTTAAAGGAATATTAAAACAGAGACTGCGAAAGCGGAGGTGCTCTGAAAATTCAGGATAGAGTTGGCTCAGCTGGGTTCCATATCTCAAGGTCAAAGCACACACACCCAACGGGTGGTAAAAGGAGTGAAAGGTAGGATAAAAAAGGAGGATAACAGCAAGCTGGATCGACTTTTTGGGGCCTTTTCGGTTGTTTGtgcatgcaaataaaaataaaatttttatgaatgaacACGTATGATGAAAGAGCAACGAGGCCCATGGTCCCTACACACTCGACCTACAGTGGAACCAAAAGCAGAGTCAACTGATTGTTGCAAGCTGTTTTTATAGaatcatatatattatatatcttattttatattataatttttgatttaaccccactattttttttaatttttattaaacaaatcaaaagtaCTTTTTTGAAGTTAAATCTTCAATTTTTACTGACCTAACTTATTTTGCGATCACCCACAGTGCGCGGTTTCGTCCCAAACCAAACCCTACAACACCCCTTTGTCTGCCCATCCTCCAACTATATTACCTCCCTGGAGGCCACCTCTGTACTGACATGGTTTCGTTTAACCAGGCCAAAACAGAAAATCTGTTAAAGGTAGCAGCCGAAACCAAGCCAAAGCAAgccgaaactgaaactgaaacccAGCGAAACGAAAGCAGAGAGGACTgcaaaaaatgggaaaagggTAAAGGGGCTATTGCAAATACTTGTAAAAGTTGGCATGTTCTCGCGTTTTGCCAGTAAaatgtttctatttttatCACCATTTCGAGATGGAAATCACCCCTTACCACCACCCCCGCACCGATTTTCCGGCTTGATCTTCCCCCAACCCCCTTCCCATTTCACCTTCCCCACCCTTTGACTGCATTTGCATGTGAAACAAGCAGATAAATTCAGACATGCAAGCGCCATAAATTTTCGTGAGGCGAGCAGCGCAGTAGCAGTAGTAACACAGTAGCAATAACACACTAAAGCGGCAgagtatacaaataaaatttctttttcggGTTTCTACCAACAACTTCTGTTCGGAAATATTATGTAAATCTAGTAGAATTTGTCTATCTTGGCATTTTTTATTCAAGTAAAACAACGAACGGACAATTATAAGCTCGGACATGCTggattttaaaaaaggaagcTTACTCAAGCAAGCCGATGATTATATACCATCAATATAGAATAAAAACGTTACGATCTTAACTTCTAAgcatgtttaaaaaaactaaatcttttttattaaatcctacaaaaatgtatacttTGTGCTAATTTTgcgttaaaaaaatgtatgctgaattGAAAAAACTACCAATCGCGGTTCAGGCTAATTAAGAACAACAAAGTTTCTAATTATTTTAGTAAGTTTTTCGATTGTTCTGTAAAATGAGTACttttgtaaactttaaaatttagagACAAGTGTTTGGTAGAATCAGACGGTCATATATAAATCAACTAGACTGCTAATTATTAGTACTCTGTAAACCATATACAAGAGcacatttcttttaattatataaatatataataaaactttttttatttgatggATGTTTAAACTTCTAAATCTAGTAtgatgtaaaatatatatattaataaatttttctaCGAAAACGGAATTTCATCAAGCAATCGTAGAATAATAGAAACAAATTCTGAACAAAATCTGTTCTTTAAGTGTAGGGGCAAAACAGGAGTAAGGGATCCCAGGAGCGGCGtcatttaaaatcgaaaacttCACATATTTTTGCATGAAATTTGCATGCAATAGCGCCGGAGGAAACAGGAAGAGGTTGGAGATGCTGCGGCAAAGATGCAGTTTCAGATGCATCCACATTTTTCGTGTCCACATTGCGATACAGTTGCAGATACATATAGAGCCGGCATTATGTAGATGGCAACGACACACATCTTGTGTTCTTTAAAATGTTGGCTTAAACTTTTGAGTGGCTAgcttttcaactttttgatggaaaattgaattgaaaattgaGACCGAAAAGGGGCGTTCTGAAAAATTACCTAAACGAAACAAAACAGCTTgtaaaaaggaagaaaacGCAAAGGAAGGTGCCCCTGAGGGCCAACTGATGCCTGTGATTAGACCCGAGGCACGTTCCCCTGGAAAACTCAGAAACAGACCGCCAACGTGGACAAGATTTATGGGCTCCGATTGGGTTCCAGTTATTAGAATCAGAAGTAGTCCAAAGCGTTGCCGttgcataaatcaaattcatTTGCCACAGATTTCCCTCGGAGCCGAATCTGCCAGTTTGCTGCCACCGCTCAAAGGCTTTGGCAAATGGCGCAGTCAAGTGATTGGCAATCATCATC encodes:
- the LOC128253303 gene encoding uncharacterized protein DDB_G0284459 isoform X5 — its product is MISVMASRMIFNMPWLILLLMALTGAHISDLGGSPMMTTVAPTSSHRNAHQQQRLQQLQEAQQLEFHHQQHHHLRHEQHLRAELEGNHQPPVADFEMGASQLAFDPQLPMQQHHLRHHNRHHVSWEQRVFPSLRHQPHRLAIGTSTARSIVTSEAPTTTHRGLSSNHTRYFDRDGIFPSWAEPRSTRGPNWRQEVDSSDSEEESDEDDDEDYEYEDDSASNGVDEELARQMPRYSLFTQKLPHIDPKKEQDYTAYDQSDELGIVSNSNHNNNHNNNRHPSVANPHDKSSGKRNIFDWLFKQDVEKAVVKVPHTTTTTTTTTTTTTSTTTPKPLTRTERPKLQLIDANLKSNGGEEDYSNEDSDSESEEGFSNEQWNKIEHEHHLKQQKHQKELLALREKSRNTPLIRNFENECCTLVDPFPTSLNPVKACIVINSSFAPLPLAAKRTTQFVTC
- the LOC128253303 gene encoding uncharacterized protein DDB_G0284459 isoform X6 encodes the protein MISVMASRMIFNMPWLILLLMALTGAHISDLGGSPMMTTVAPTSSHRNAHQQQRLQQLQEAQQLEFHHQQHHHLRHEQHLRAELEGNHQPPVADFEMGASQLAFDPQLPMQQHHLRHHNRHHVSWEQRVFPSLRHQPHRLAIGTSTARSIVTSEAPTTTHRGLSSNHTRYFDRDGIFPSWAEPRSTRGPNWRQEVDSSDSEEESDEDDDEDYEYEDDSASNGVDEELARQMPRYSLFTQKLPHIDPKKEQDYTAYDQSDELGIVSNSNHNNNHNNNRHPSVANPHDKSSGKRNIFDWLFKQDVEKAVVKVPHTTTTTTTTTTTTTSTTTPKPLTRTERPKLQLIDANLKSNGGEEDYSNEDSDSESEEGFSNEQWNKIEHEHHLKQQKHQKELLALREKSRNTPLIRNFENEVSSDSDIFEIDFWQ